One window from the genome of Antricoccus suffuscus encodes:
- a CDS encoding lysylphosphatidylglycerol synthase transmembrane domain-containing protein: MTSAGESTQIPKKKHPLVQVLSVALTVVVLWLVFGVIIPRIANYAEIWDSITSMHASAAIALIVAGLALLVLMSLVLSAALPGLRPWAAISTQPASMAVGAVVPGATVPARALFLRPFGITTANYTRSYAAAGLGTTLCVLLMTVVGLVIMLSVPQSSEDTSGMRTTAVIVCIVAVAIAGVVIALITSPAACRWCARAAIWLIGRSAWLSRKVAADTWESAITTWRSDTVQIVRERKARLVGVVLAVFWLQAALMIGCMYACGLPTSALGILTGLGTFTIARLLLSVPLTPGGVGVLELGYSAIFGAMVAEQFDDSVVGGVLLFRALTYVMPVFLGGILLLVIRVRAMGRDRKGTKPERL; this comes from the coding sequence GTGACATCCGCAGGCGAGTCCACACAGATACCGAAAAAGAAACATCCGCTTGTGCAGGTCCTGTCTGTGGCTCTGACGGTCGTCGTGCTCTGGCTGGTCTTCGGTGTCATCATTCCCCGCATCGCCAACTACGCGGAAATCTGGGACTCAATCACGTCGATGCACGCCTCGGCAGCCATCGCGCTCATCGTCGCAGGTCTGGCACTTCTCGTGCTGATGTCGTTGGTCTTGTCCGCCGCGCTTCCGGGGCTCAGGCCGTGGGCGGCAATCTCGACCCAGCCCGCCTCGATGGCCGTTGGCGCAGTCGTGCCCGGCGCGACAGTGCCTGCGCGCGCGCTGTTCCTGCGCCCGTTCGGCATCACCACTGCGAACTACACGCGCTCGTACGCCGCCGCCGGACTGGGCACGACCCTGTGCGTGCTCCTGATGACCGTGGTCGGTCTCGTCATCATGTTGTCCGTGCCGCAATCATCCGAAGACACATCGGGAATGCGCACCACCGCGGTGATCGTATGTATCGTTGCGGTCGCGATCGCCGGTGTGGTGATCGCGCTGATTACCAGCCCGGCGGCTTGCCGCTGGTGCGCGCGTGCGGCGATTTGGCTGATTGGCCGGTCAGCCTGGCTAAGTCGCAAAGTCGCGGCGGACACCTGGGAAAGCGCCATCACCACGTGGCGCAGCGACACCGTGCAGATAGTCCGCGAGCGCAAGGCGCGCCTCGTCGGCGTCGTACTGGCGGTCTTCTGGCTACAGGCCGCACTCATGATCGGCTGCATGTACGCATGCGGCCTGCCCACGAGCGCACTGGGGATCTTGACCGGACTTGGAACATTCACGATCGCTCGACTCTTGCTGTCAGTACCGCTCACACCCGGCGGTGTCGGCGTGCTCGAACTCGGCTACTCGGCGATCTTCGGGGCAATGGTCGCCGAGCAGTTCGACGACAGCGTCGTCGGCGGCGTGTTGTTGTTTCGCGCGCTGACGTATGTGATGCCGGTATTCCTCGGCGGCATTCTTCTACTTGTCATTAGGGTTCGGGCAATGGGTCGCGATAGAAAGGGAACGAAGCCCGAGCGATTGTGA
- a CDS encoding proline dehydrogenase family protein has protein sequence MFRAPLLMAARSTRLRELVERSRLSRPVVARFIAGRNRDEVLRSTELMLKGGLLVSLDHLGEDTTNAAQAGQLTASYVDILDAISECGFGAQAEVSIKLSAIGLALPHGATIAMRNTGIVCAAAQRAGTTVTIDAEDHATTDAGLELVRELRVEFPWVGTVLQAYLRRTEEDCRALADAGSRVRLCKGAYREPASVAFQDKGEVSASYRRCLDVLMGGAGYPMVATHDPAMITHALLAATRNGRGVDDYELQMLYGIRVDEQRRLADAGQHVRVYLAYGDEWYGYFMRRLAERPANLRFFLRALVTPG, from the coding sequence ATGTTTCGTGCCCCGCTGCTCATGGCCGCTCGTTCGACAAGGCTGCGCGAGCTCGTCGAACGGTCGAGGCTGTCGCGCCCGGTGGTCGCACGATTCATTGCCGGCCGTAATCGAGACGAGGTTCTGCGGTCGACCGAACTGATGCTTAAGGGCGGACTGCTGGTCTCGCTCGATCATCTCGGGGAGGACACGACCAACGCGGCACAAGCCGGTCAACTGACCGCGTCGTACGTCGACATCCTGGACGCAATTAGCGAGTGCGGCTTCGGAGCGCAGGCCGAAGTGTCGATCAAGCTGTCCGCGATCGGCCTGGCACTGCCGCACGGTGCGACCATCGCGATGCGCAACACCGGGATCGTATGTGCAGCAGCGCAACGCGCAGGTACGACGGTGACCATCGACGCCGAGGACCATGCGACGACCGATGCTGGGCTCGAACTCGTACGCGAGCTGCGCGTCGAGTTTCCGTGGGTGGGCACGGTGTTGCAGGCGTACTTGCGGCGAACCGAGGAGGACTGCCGCGCACTTGCGGACGCTGGATCCAGGGTGCGGCTGTGCAAAGGTGCGTACCGTGAGCCCGCGTCCGTGGCATTCCAGGACAAGGGCGAGGTGTCTGCGTCGTACCGCCGGTGTCTTGATGTGCTGATGGGCGGCGCGGGCTATCCGATGGTCGCGACCCACGACCCGGCGATGATCACGCACGCGCTCCTGGCGGCGACCCGCAATGGGCGCGGCGTCGATGACTACGAACTGCAAATGCTCTACGGAATCCGCGTCGACGAACAACGGCGGCTGGCCGACGCCGGTCAGCACGTGCGCGTATATCTCGCGTACGGCGATGAGTGGTACGGCTACTTCATGCGCCGGCTTGCCGAGCGTCCTGCCAACCTTCGCTTCTTTCTGCGGGCTCTCGTCACGCCTGGTTAG
- a CDS encoding MDR family MFS transporter, giving the protein MSADTERAIDRRLGTRDAGSRDREIRAPETNTLVPLFIGLMLAMLLAALNQTVLSTALPTIVGELNGVHQMTWVITAYILASTIVMPIYGKVGDQIGRRGLMFTAILLFVSGSIIGGLAQDMTWLIIARTVQGLGGGGLILLSQAIIADVVPARERGKYMGIMGSVFAVSSVAGPLLGGWFTEVIGWRWAFWINLPLGALALGAALIFLKLPRQARGAGRFDVVGMALMMVSSSCLILVATWGGNEYAWSSGVILGLIGATVATAYLFVMVERRASNPIIPLHLFKERNFNLTTTAGLFTGIAMFGVLGYMPTYLQMATGANATKAGLLMVPMMAGFLVTSIVTGQMVSRSGRYRMLPIVGSFVWSLALWLLSIMTVQTPVWLICAYLSLLGIGIGMGMQILVLIVQNSFPNREVGTATASNNFFRQIGASLGSAVVGSLFATRLVDLLAQRMPADALSAGGGSNRLTPELVSKLPPELHEPVVSSYNDALAPIFMYMVPLGIAAALLLWFVHEKPLATTIDREVAIEPATEGFVSLRNRAR; this is encoded by the coding sequence ATGAGCGCAGACACCGAACGGGCCATCGACCGCCGCCTAGGCACTCGCGACGCAGGCAGCCGTGATCGGGAAATTCGCGCCCCAGAAACCAACACCCTGGTTCCTTTGTTCATCGGCCTGATGCTTGCGATGCTCTTGGCCGCGCTTAATCAAACCGTGCTGAGTACGGCGCTGCCCACGATCGTCGGCGAGCTCAATGGCGTCCACCAGATGACCTGGGTGATCACGGCCTACATCCTCGCCTCGACCATAGTGATGCCGATCTACGGCAAGGTCGGCGATCAGATCGGTCGGCGCGGGTTGATGTTCACCGCGATCCTGTTGTTCGTCAGCGGCTCGATCATCGGTGGCCTCGCGCAGGACATGACATGGCTGATCATCGCGCGCACGGTTCAGGGTCTCGGCGGTGGCGGGTTGATCCTGCTGTCGCAGGCCATCATCGCCGACGTCGTACCGGCGCGCGAGCGCGGCAAGTATATGGGCATCATGGGCAGCGTTTTTGCCGTCTCGTCCGTTGCCGGGCCACTGCTCGGCGGCTGGTTCACCGAAGTTATCGGCTGGCGATGGGCGTTTTGGATTAACCTGCCCCTCGGTGCGCTCGCCTTGGGTGCCGCCCTTATCTTCCTGAAACTGCCTCGGCAGGCCCGCGGCGCGGGACGATTTGATGTCGTCGGTATGGCGCTGATGATGGTCTCGTCCAGCTGTTTGATACTGGTGGCGACCTGGGGAGGTAACGAATACGCGTGGAGCTCTGGAGTAATCCTCGGTCTGATCGGCGCCACCGTCGCGACGGCGTACCTGTTTGTCATGGTCGAGCGGCGCGCCTCGAACCCGATCATTCCCTTGCATCTTTTTAAAGAGCGCAACTTCAATCTCACTACGACCGCCGGTCTTTTTACCGGGATAGCGATGTTCGGCGTCCTGGGCTATATGCCGACATATTTACAGATGGCGACCGGCGCCAACGCCACCAAAGCGGGTCTACTGATGGTCCCGATGATGGCCGGGTTTCTCGTCACCTCGATCGTGACGGGACAGATGGTCAGCAGGAGCGGCCGCTACCGGATGCTGCCCATCGTCGGCTCCTTCGTCTGGTCCCTTGCGCTGTGGCTGTTGTCGATAATGACCGTCCAGACGCCCGTCTGGCTGATCTGCGCATACCTGTCCTTGCTGGGTATCGGCATCGGCATGGGTATGCAGATCCTGGTCCTCATCGTCCAGAACTCCTTCCCCAACAGGGAGGTGGGCACCGCTACGGCGTCCAACAACTTCTTCCGGCAGATCGGCGCTTCACTCGGCTCTGCGGTTGTCGGCAGCCTTTTCGCTACCCGGCTGGTCGACCTTCTCGCGCAGCGCATGCCCGCGGATGCGCTCAGTGCCGGCGGGGGCAGCAACCGGCTGACCCCCGAGCTAGTCTCGAAGCTTCCCCCGGAGTTGCACGAGCCTGTCGTCTCGTCGTACAACGATGCGCTGGCGCCGATCTTCATGTACATGGTGCCGCTCGGTATCGCCGCGGCACTGCTGCTGTGGTTTGTGCACGAGAAGCCGCTCGCCACGACCATCGACCGGGAGGTCGCGATCGAACCGGCAACTGAAGGATTTGTCAGCCTACGAAACCGCGCCCGCTGA
- a CDS encoding TMEM165/GDT1 family protein, with product MQTSICRVEVAPDLTRPERKADVDAILASTLLSFGVIFVAELGDKSQLMALTFATRFKIWPVIIGITAATALVHLVSVGIGYGLGASLPTGWISLAAAVAFIAFGFWTLHGDHLTDEEKDKVNRTKKSAIIAVGTAFFLAELGDKTMLATITLATDHGWLGVWIGSTLGMVAADVLAIGIGMALGKALPEKAIRYGAAALFFIFGVWLLVEAIRTLSA from the coding sequence ATGCAGACGTCTATCTGCCGGGTCGAAGTCGCCCCCGACCTCACCCGGCCCGAACGAAAGGCCGACGTGGACGCGATCCTCGCCAGCACACTTCTCTCCTTCGGGGTCATCTTCGTCGCCGAACTCGGCGACAAATCACAATTGATGGCGCTAACCTTCGCTACCCGCTTCAAGATCTGGCCGGTCATCATCGGCATCACGGCGGCGACCGCCCTCGTGCACCTTGTGTCCGTCGGGATCGGCTACGGCCTCGGTGCCTCCCTGCCGACCGGCTGGATCAGCCTCGCCGCCGCGGTGGCGTTTATCGCCTTCGGTTTCTGGACGCTGCACGGCGACCATCTCACCGATGAGGAGAAAGACAAGGTCAATCGGACCAAGAAGTCCGCGATTATTGCCGTGGGTACGGCGTTCTTCCTCGCCGAGCTCGGCGACAAGACCATGCTCGCCACCATCACTCTCGCGACCGACCACGGCTGGCTCGGCGTCTGGATCGGGTCCACGCTCGGCATGGTCGCGGCCGACGTACTGGCCATCGGCATCGGCATGGCCCTCGGCAAGGCGCTTCCGGAGAAGGCCATTCGGTACGGCGCCGCGGCACTCTTTTTCATCTTCGGCGTCTGGCTGCTCGTCGAAGCGATTCGCACGCTCAGTGCGTAA
- a CDS encoding copper-transporting P-type ATPase, with protein MHPEVRRSGPGACPICGMALEPVVVTADSGPNPELADMTRRFWIGLALTVPVFVLAMGEHLFAGLISPTVSSWIQLVLATPVVLWAGWPFFVRGWISLRTLKLNMFTLIALGTGVAWLYSIVATVAPGGFPDSFRSREGTVAVYFEAAAVITVLVSLGQVLELRARDQTSGAIKALLDLAPKTALRIDDDGDHEIPLDDVQTGDRLRVRPGEKVPVDGSVESGRSSLDESLVTGESMPVTKSTGDTVIGGTVNQTGALIIRAENVGHDTMLARIVAMVAEAQRSRAPIQGLADKVASWFVPTVIGIAIVAFIVWSIFGPSPAFTYALVVAVSVLIIACPCALGLATPMSIMVGVGRGASLGVLIKNAEALERMEKVDTIVVDKTGTLTEGQPSVTQIVTVDGYDESEALKLAAAVERHSEHPLASAIVNRANDDGVEIPEASDFDSPTGKGARGSVDGTVVILGNAAYLADEGIDTSALDARADELRRDGATVIFAGAAGKAVAVFAIADPVKTSTAEALSALHEEGIRVIMLTGDNRTTAEAVARRLGIDDVEAEVLPDRKSAVVERMQAEGRVVAMAGDGVNDAPALASADVGIAMGTGTDVAIESAGITLLKGDLTGIVRARKLSEATMSNIRQNLVFAFVYNVLGIPLAAGVLYPAFGLLLSPMISAAAMALSSVSVIGNALRLRNQRL; from the coding sequence ATGCACCCCGAGGTACGCCGTTCCGGGCCAGGCGCCTGCCCCATTTGCGGAATGGCGCTAGAGCCGGTCGTTGTCACCGCTGACAGCGGCCCCAACCCGGAGCTGGCAGACATGACGCGGCGGTTCTGGATCGGCCTGGCGCTCACTGTCCCGGTGTTTGTGCTGGCGATGGGAGAACACCTCTTCGCCGGGCTCATCTCGCCGACCGTGTCCAGCTGGATTCAGCTCGTGCTCGCGACGCCGGTCGTGCTGTGGGCAGGCTGGCCATTCTTCGTGCGCGGCTGGATCTCACTACGAACCCTCAAACTCAACATGTTCACGCTGATCGCGCTCGGCACAGGGGTTGCGTGGCTTTACAGCATCGTCGCTACGGTCGCGCCTGGGGGTTTCCCCGACTCGTTCCGATCGAGGGAAGGCACCGTCGCGGTCTACTTCGAGGCAGCCGCCGTGATCACGGTGCTTGTCTCGCTCGGCCAGGTGCTCGAGTTGCGCGCCCGCGACCAGACTTCCGGCGCGATCAAGGCACTGCTCGACCTCGCGCCGAAAACCGCTCTGCGCATCGACGACGACGGCGATCACGAAATCCCGCTCGACGACGTACAAACCGGCGACCGCCTCCGTGTCCGCCCCGGCGAGAAGGTGCCGGTGGATGGGTCAGTCGAAAGTGGCCGCTCGTCCCTCGACGAATCCCTCGTCACCGGAGAGTCGATGCCCGTCACCAAGTCGACCGGGGACACGGTCATCGGTGGAACAGTCAACCAGACGGGTGCTCTTATCATCCGGGCCGAGAACGTCGGTCACGACACCATGCTCGCGCGGATCGTCGCGATGGTCGCCGAGGCACAACGTTCGCGGGCACCAATTCAGGGCCTGGCCGACAAGGTAGCCAGCTGGTTTGTGCCGACCGTCATTGGGATCGCCATAGTCGCGTTTATCGTCTGGTCGATCTTCGGCCCGTCTCCGGCCTTTACATATGCGCTTGTTGTCGCGGTATCCGTGCTAATCATCGCTTGCCCGTGTGCGCTCGGCCTGGCGACGCCGATGTCGATCATGGTCGGGGTGGGACGTGGCGCATCCCTCGGCGTACTCATCAAAAACGCCGAGGCCCTGGAGCGTATGGAAAAGGTCGACACGATCGTCGTCGACAAGACTGGCACCCTCACCGAGGGGCAACCGTCCGTCACCCAGATCGTCACCGTCGACGGGTACGACGAGTCCGAGGCGCTGAAGCTCGCCGCCGCGGTCGAACGTCATTCCGAGCATCCGCTCGCGTCGGCGATCGTGAACCGGGCGAACGACGACGGAGTGGAGATCCCGGAGGCGAGCGACTTCGACTCACCAACCGGCAAAGGCGCCCGAGGATCGGTCGACGGCACGGTCGTCATCCTGGGCAATGCGGCGTACCTCGCCGACGAAGGCATCGACACGTCCGCGCTGGACGCGCGGGCCGACGAGTTGCGCCGGGACGGCGCTACCGTCATCTTCGCCGGTGCAGCAGGAAAGGCGGTCGCCGTGTTCGCGATCGCAGACCCGGTCAAAACCAGCACCGCGGAAGCGCTGAGCGCGCTGCACGAGGAGGGCATCCGGGTCATCATGCTCACCGGCGACAACCGGACCACCGCCGAAGCTGTCGCTCGCCGGCTCGGGATCGATGATGTTGAAGCCGAAGTGTTGCCAGATCGCAAGAGTGCTGTCGTCGAGCGGATGCAGGCCGAGGGTCGGGTCGTCGCAATGGCCGGCGACGGCGTCAACGACGCTCCCGCGCTGGCCTCGGCGGACGTCGGAATCGCAATGGGTACCGGCACCGATGTCGCGATCGAGAGCGCCGGGATCACCCTGCTCAAGGGCGATCTGACCGGTATCGTGCGCGCCCGCAAGTTGTCCGAGGCGACGATGTCCAACATCAGACAGAATCTCGTCTTCGCTTTCGTCTACAACGTGCTCGGGATTCCGCTTGCCGCCGGCGTGCTGTATCCGGCGTTCGGGCTCCTGCTGTCTCCCATGATCTCGGCGGCGGCGATGGCCCTGTCGTCGGTCAGCGTGATCGGCAACGCGCTCCGCCTGCGCAACCAGCGCCTTTAA
- a CDS encoding carboxylesterase/lipase family protein: MPESHATHSPTEMVDTPYGRVRGARDGEIRVFKGIPYGAPTSGANRFRPPQPAAAWTGVRECLRYGETAPQSPGRLAEGGTSAQDRPVVGEDCLQLNVWTPAVGPGTRPVMVWLHGGGFEAGSGSRQLYDGANLCRRGDVVVVTINHRLGLFGHCFLGDLAGEEFSESGNVGFLDIVAALEWVRDSIAQFGGDPDCVTIFGESGGGRKVSLAMASPAAQGLFHRGIVQSGSHLRLTARDDATRLATILFEKVGLPVGDVAALQALPIQDLIDANIAVQRETGQRFTPVLDDAVFDAHPWDPVAPATSANIPLLVGTCRTELSYFSFVAGEDTKSITDEDLPTRLARYLPAAVATEVIEVFRASNSHASPPELYALISTARTYWLDSLLQAERKAQLGGAPVFAYRLMWRTPFRGGALFSPHTLDLPFMFDNVDKPDHVAGRPSADTAALAEAMSESWLAFARTGDPNNQHVPAWAPYSLDRRTEMLFDAPLTVVDDPFRGERATIEQLPTQQLGGGLLVRLPL; encoded by the coding sequence ATGCCTGAGTCACACGCCACACATAGCCCGACCGAGATGGTCGATACGCCGTACGGCCGCGTCCGCGGCGCACGCGACGGGGAGATCCGCGTCTTCAAAGGGATCCCGTACGGCGCACCCACATCCGGTGCCAACCGTTTCCGCCCGCCACAGCCGGCCGCCGCCTGGACGGGGGTGCGCGAATGTCTGCGGTACGGCGAGACCGCGCCTCAGTCGCCCGGCCGACTGGCCGAAGGCGGCACGTCCGCGCAAGACCGACCGGTCGTCGGGGAAGACTGCCTGCAACTCAACGTGTGGACACCTGCCGTCGGCCCAGGCACCCGGCCGGTTATGGTGTGGCTGCACGGCGGCGGGTTCGAGGCTGGTAGCGGTTCACGACAGTTGTACGACGGGGCCAACCTATGCCGGCGCGGAGACGTCGTCGTTGTCACCATCAACCACCGGCTCGGGCTCTTTGGCCACTGCTTCCTTGGCGATCTCGCGGGCGAGGAATTTTCCGAGTCGGGCAACGTCGGCTTCCTCGACATCGTCGCCGCTTTGGAATGGGTCCGCGACAGCATCGCGCAGTTCGGTGGGGACCCGGATTGCGTGACCATCTTTGGGGAGTCCGGCGGCGGACGCAAGGTCAGCCTGGCGATGGCATCGCCTGCCGCGCAAGGGCTCTTTCACCGGGGAATCGTCCAGAGCGGATCGCATCTTCGACTGACCGCACGCGATGATGCCACGCGGTTAGCGACGATCCTCTTCGAGAAAGTCGGGCTGCCGGTGGGCGACGTCGCCGCCCTCCAGGCTCTACCGATACAGGACCTGATCGACGCCAATATCGCCGTACAGCGGGAAACCGGCCAACGGTTCACACCCGTGCTCGACGATGCGGTCTTTGACGCTCATCCGTGGGATCCGGTCGCACCGGCGACTTCCGCTAACATCCCGCTCCTTGTCGGCACCTGCCGCACGGAGTTGTCCTACTTCTCTTTCGTGGCAGGCGAAGACACCAAGTCGATCACTGATGAGGACCTACCGACCCGCCTGGCGCGCTATCTGCCGGCGGCTGTGGCCACAGAGGTCATCGAGGTCTTCCGTGCATCCAACTCGCACGCATCGCCGCCGGAACTGTACGCGTTGATAAGCACGGCGCGCACCTACTGGCTTGACTCGCTCCTACAGGCCGAGCGCAAGGCGCAGCTCGGCGGCGCACCGGTATTCGCCTACCGCCTGATGTGGCGTACTCCGTTCCGCGGCGGTGCACTTTTCTCGCCACACACGCTCGACCTCCCCTTCATGTTCGACAATGTCGACAAGCCTGATCATGTCGCGGGCCGACCGTCGGCCGATACCGCCGCACTGGCTGAAGCCATGAGCGAGAGTTGGCTGGCCTTCGCGCGGACCGGAGATCCCAACAACCAGCACGTGCCGGCGTGGGCGCCGTACTCGCTTGATCGACGTACAGAGATGCTCTTCGACGCGCCGCTGACCGTCGTCGACGACCCGTTCCGCGGCGAACGCGCCACGATCGAGCAACTTCCCACTCAGCAGCTCGGCGGCGGATTGCTTGTGCGTCTGCCGCTTTAA
- a CDS encoding OsmC family protein, with protein sequence MITELPHHEEIPMDATTLKNTQGPLKEQYRQAPGSAVVTLHAEGSVDDQAIACKVDTGRALAVAGLHPASGGSGRELCSGDMLLEALVACAGVTLKAVATSLEFDLKDARVKAEGDLDFRGTLGVAKDAPVGFSEIRLSFDIDTTEPKERLETLLKLTERYCVVFQTLNQKPILTVSAT encoded by the coding sequence ATGATCACAGAACTGCCACATCACGAGGAGATCCCGATGGACGCGACCACGCTGAAAAATACACAAGGCCCACTGAAGGAGCAATATCGCCAGGCGCCTGGTAGCGCGGTGGTCACGCTGCATGCCGAAGGCAGCGTCGACGACCAGGCGATCGCGTGCAAGGTCGACACCGGACGTGCGCTGGCGGTGGCCGGGCTACACCCCGCCAGCGGTGGCTCGGGACGCGAACTCTGCTCGGGTGACATGTTGCTCGAGGCGCTCGTCGCCTGCGCGGGAGTCACTCTCAAGGCCGTCGCCACCTCTCTCGAGTTCGACCTCAAAGATGCTCGGGTGAAGGCCGAGGGCGACCTCGATTTCCGCGGCACCCTAGGTGTCGCGAAGGATGCTCCCGTCGGATTCAGCGAGATCCGGCTCAGCTTCGACATCGACACCACAGAGCCGAAGGAGCGTCTCGAAACGTTGCTGAAACTGACCGAGCGTTACTGCGTCGTTTTCCAGACGCTCAACCAGAAGCCGATCCTCACCGTCAGCGCTACTTGA
- a CDS encoding helix-turn-helix domain-containing protein, whose translation MSREVEQTNRRLLRARDAMDRAYAEPLDIRSLASIAHVSEAHFIRTFSATFGETPHRYLQRRRVERAMFLLRRTEKSVTDVCMEVGFSSLGTFSRTFSDIVGVSPTTYRQRGEVIPYVPSCFVMAWTRPSSFGEARDKTR comes from the coding sequence GTGAGCCGCGAAGTCGAACAGACCAACCGTCGCCTCCTCAGGGCGCGCGATGCCATGGATCGCGCGTACGCCGAACCGCTCGATATCCGCAGCCTCGCCAGCATCGCGCACGTATCCGAGGCTCATTTCATCCGTACGTTCAGTGCGACTTTTGGCGAGACCCCACACCGTTATCTGCAACGACGTCGCGTCGAGCGTGCGATGTTTCTACTGCGGCGTACCGAAAAGAGCGTCACCGACGTTTGCATGGAGGTCGGGTTCTCGAGTCTCGGCACGTTTAGCCGCACCTTCAGCGACATCGTCGGGGTATCGCCTACGACCTACCGGCAACGCGGCGAAGTGATTCCCTATGTGCCGAGTTGCTTCGTCATGGCGTGGACGAGACCGAGCAGTTTTGGAGAAGCCCGCGACAAGACTCGCTAA
- a CDS encoding VOC family protein, giving the protein MLNSITQSQIYVLDQDEALDFYVGKLGLEIGNDVDLGFMRWLTVHVPGEPDHQILLEVPGPPSMDATTAEQVRELVTKGAMGGWLCLSTDDAKKTYDTLKERGVELTDGPTQQAYGTDFGLRDPFGNRIRIAQLAKDA; this is encoded by the coding sequence ATGCTCAATTCCATCACGCAGTCCCAGATCTACGTACTCGACCAGGACGAGGCGCTCGACTTCTACGTCGGCAAGCTCGGGCTGGAGATCGGCAATGACGTCGATCTTGGGTTTATGCGCTGGCTGACGGTGCACGTCCCGGGTGAACCGGACCACCAGATCCTGCTCGAGGTGCCGGGCCCGCCGTCGATGGACGCGACGACCGCGGAGCAGGTCCGGGAGCTTGTCACCAAGGGTGCGATGGGTGGTTGGCTCTGCCTGAGCACTGACGATGCGAAGAAGACCTACGACACTTTGAAAGAACGCGGCGTCGAACTTACCGACGGGCCGACGCAGCAGGCGTATGGCACCGACTTCGGCCTGCGTGACCCATTCGGCAACCGGATCCGAATCGCGCAGCTTGCGAAGGACGCCTAG
- a CDS encoding general stress protein, with product MFNQSMNNPQPSAPVATHILRETTSYAEAQAIVDKLSDKGFPVENVRIVGTGLRSVEQVMGRMTKGKAAAAGAASGAWFGLFIGLLFGLFASGVNWWGLILGGLIFGAVWGAVFGYMAHWSTRGKRDFASVKTFEAANYEVHVSAPHFEEASRVLGPI from the coding sequence ATGTTTAACCAGTCGATGAATAACCCGCAACCCTCGGCACCGGTGGCTACGCACATTCTGCGCGAGACGACCTCGTACGCCGAGGCCCAGGCCATCGTAGATAAGCTGTCGGATAAGGGTTTCCCGGTCGAAAACGTGCGTATTGTCGGCACCGGACTGCGGTCAGTCGAGCAGGTCATGGGCCGCATGACCAAGGGCAAGGCGGCGGCCGCCGGCGCCGCGAGCGGTGCGTGGTTTGGCCTGTTTATCGGTTTGCTGTTCGGACTGTTCGCGAGTGGCGTCAACTGGTGGGGGCTCATCCTGGGCGGCCTGATCTTCGGCGCGGTTTGGGGTGCGGTCTTCGGCTACATGGCGCATTGGTCGACTCGCGGCAAGCGCGACTTCGCGAGCGTCAAGACGTTTGAGGCCGCCAACTACGAGGTCCACGTCAGTGCGCCCCACTTCGAGGAAGCGTCACGCGTGCTTGGCCCGATCTAA
- a CDS encoding NADPH-dependent FMN reductase, which produces MKLLLISGSTRTASTNAAALRSVRTAVPDGWETAIYAGLSDLPAFNPDGDGDVAVQRLREQIDWADAVVFSTPEYAGTLPGSLKNLLDWTVGGGELNEKPCGVLNVAATGRGAGAAEHLRMVLRYVDAQILEGVDSPVGRDDVGPDGLVDNPAFQTGAAALIDQLIRAVRE; this is translated from the coding sequence GTGAAGCTTCTGCTCATCTCGGGCAGCACTCGGACCGCTTCGACAAATGCGGCCGCTCTACGCAGCGTGCGGACCGCCGTACCCGACGGTTGGGAAACCGCCATCTACGCGGGGCTGTCGGACCTTCCGGCGTTCAACCCGGACGGCGACGGCGACGTGGCCGTCCAGCGTCTGCGAGAGCAAATCGACTGGGCGGATGCGGTCGTATTCAGCACTCCTGAATACGCCGGGACCCTGCCGGGCAGTCTCAAGAACCTTCTCGACTGGACAGTGGGCGGCGGCGAGCTCAACGAGAAGCCTTGCGGCGTACTCAATGTCGCCGCAACTGGGCGCGGCGCAGGCGCCGCCGAACATTTACGCATGGTGCTGCGGTACGTCGACGCGCAGATTCTTGAGGGAGTCGACTCCCCGGTCGGCCGTGACGATGTCGGTCCGGACGGACTTGTCGACAATCCCGCGTTCCAGACCGGAGCTGCCGCTCTGATTGACCAACTCATCCGGGCAGTGCGGGAATAG